A genomic segment from Nocardiopsis sp. Huas11 encodes:
- a CDS encoding DUF397 domain-containing protein, producing MLDAEKLMFRKSSYSSGRGQDCIEVADFPGGSAVRDSQNLAQRHLEVPSREWSALLASVRADR from the coding sequence GTGCTGGATGCAGAGAAGCTGATGTTCCGCAAATCCAGTTACAGCTCAGGGCGTGGGCAGGACTGCATCGAGGTGGCGGACTTTCCCGGAGGCTCGGCGGTTCGGGACTCCCAGAACCTCGCCCAGCGGCACCTGGAAGTCCCGTCACGCGAGTGGTCCGCCCTCCTCGCGAGCGTGCGCGCCGATCGGTAG
- a CDS encoding protein-L-isoaspartate O-methyltransferase, which translates to MSPEWSGAFDAVDRAAFLPGRVWPFDPDTGRFTVADRVTDPEDWYRRADSNVPLTTQWDDEAARVDDAPGTVSTSSSSMPSVVFSMLGDLAVRPGMSVLEVGTGTGWSSALLAYRLGDEAVTTIEVDPLLTEQARHRLDAVGLHPTVVTGDGLLGYPPRALYDRVVVTCGLRRIPYAWVEQTRPRGLILTPWGTDYSPQDASVRLTVAEDGGSASGPFLRPVQFMKARSQRLAWPRHDAYVTDWPGDIASTTTLTADDLAGVAFGGVDFVLGLLVPDCAHTVDTEDGRGVAWFYGLGDRSWAVVRWAGGASAEVYQSGPRRLWDEVEAAWHWWDGQGRPDVDRFGMTVDADGQRVWLDSPENPLPPHVQ; encoded by the coding sequence ATGTCCCCCGAGTGGTCGGGTGCGTTCGACGCGGTGGACCGGGCCGCGTTCCTCCCGGGCAGGGTGTGGCCGTTCGACCCCGACACCGGGCGGTTCACGGTCGCGGACCGGGTGACGGACCCCGAGGACTGGTACCGGCGGGCGGACTCCAACGTGCCCCTCACCACCCAGTGGGATGACGAGGCCGCGCGGGTCGACGATGCCCCCGGCACCGTGTCGACGTCCTCGTCGTCCATGCCCTCGGTCGTGTTCTCGATGCTCGGTGACCTGGCGGTACGCCCGGGCATGAGCGTGCTGGAGGTCGGCACCGGCACTGGTTGGTCGTCGGCACTGCTCGCGTACAGACTCGGGGATGAGGCGGTCACCACGATCGAGGTGGACCCGCTTCTCACCGAGCAGGCCCGGCACCGACTCGACGCCGTCGGACTCCACCCCACGGTGGTCACCGGAGACGGGCTACTCGGGTACCCGCCGCGAGCGCTCTACGACCGGGTCGTGGTCACGTGCGGGCTCCGCCGGATCCCGTACGCGTGGGTCGAACAGACGCGGCCGCGCGGATTGATCCTGACGCCCTGGGGCACCGACTACAGCCCGCAGGACGCGTCCGTACGCCTGACGGTCGCTGAGGACGGGGGCTCCGCGTCGGGGCCGTTTCTCCGGCCCGTGCAGTTCATGAAGGCCCGGTCCCAGCGCCTGGCGTGGCCGCGCCACGACGCGTACGTGACCGACTGGCCAGGGGACATCGCCTCGACCACGACGCTCACGGCGGACGATCTGGCCGGCGTCGCGTTCGGCGGGGTGGATTTCGTGCTCGGGTTGCTGGTGCCCGACTGCGCCCACACCGTCGACACGGAGGATGGGCGTGGCGTGGCCTGGTTCTACGGGCTCGGGGATCGGTCGTGGGCCGTTGTGCGGTGGGCCGGTGGGGCGTCGGCCGAGGTGTATCAGTCGGGGCCGCGTCGGTTGTGGGACGAGGTCGAAGCGGCGTGGCACTGGTGGGATGGGCAGGGGCGCCCGGACGTCGATCGGTTCGGGATGACGGTCGACGCGGACGGGCAGCGGGTGTGGCTGGACTCACCGGAGAACCCGCTGCCGCCACACGTGCAATAG
- a CDS encoding DUF397 domain-containing protein yields MFTSTSRTDLTFRKSSYSSARGQECVEVADFPGGAAVRDTQHRELGHLAFPSAEWAALLSSTQVRNA; encoded by the coding sequence ATGTTCACCAGCACATCCCGCACCGACCTGACCTTCCGTAAGTCCAGCTACAGCTCAGCGCGCGGCCAGGAGTGCGTCGAGGTTGCCGACTTCCCCGGTGGGGCGGCCGTTCGCGACACGCAGCACAGGGAGCTGGGACATCTCGCCTTCCCGTCAGCCGAGTGGGCAGCGCTCCTGTCCAGCACGCAGGTCCGCAACGCCTAG
- the rbsK gene encoding ribokinase, giving the protein MSRAPRIAVFGSVNMDLVAYVDQVPSSGETVTGTAFRQVPGGKGANQAVAAARAGADTAFLGAVGDDSFGADLRANLVDCGIDVSGLRTAPGASGVAHIVVDGGGGNSIIVVPGANGTVTGTVEGDASVIGAHDALLLQLELPMEAVVDAARAGRRLGVPVYLTPAPARDLPAELLESVDVLVPNEHEAAAITGAADPHAALEALVELVPEVLLTMGEAGALHGRRGSKPVHVPARRVEAVDTTAAGDTYCGAFAVARAEGSTPEDAMRFAAAAAALSVQRHGAASSIPTRTEIAAYVAAVD; this is encoded by the coding sequence ATGAGCCGCGCACCCCGTATCGCCGTCTTCGGCAGTGTGAACATGGACCTGGTCGCCTACGTGGACCAGGTGCCCTCCAGCGGTGAGACCGTGACCGGCACGGCGTTTCGCCAGGTGCCCGGCGGCAAGGGCGCCAACCAGGCGGTCGCGGCGGCACGGGCCGGCGCCGACACCGCCTTCCTCGGGGCGGTGGGCGACGACTCCTTCGGCGCGGACCTGCGCGCCAACCTCGTGGACTGCGGCATCGACGTGTCGGGACTGCGCACGGCGCCGGGCGCGTCCGGCGTGGCGCACATCGTCGTCGACGGCGGTGGCGGCAACTCCATCATCGTCGTGCCGGGCGCCAACGGCACGGTCACCGGGACGGTCGAGGGCGACGCCTCGGTCATCGGCGCGCACGACGCCCTGCTGCTCCAGTTGGAGCTGCCGATGGAGGCCGTGGTCGATGCCGCGCGGGCCGGGCGCCGACTGGGCGTGCCCGTGTACCTGACGCCCGCGCCGGCCCGGGACCTGCCCGCCGAGCTGCTGGAGTCGGTGGACGTGCTGGTGCCCAACGAGCACGAGGCCGCCGCGATCACCGGTGCGGCCGATCCGCACGCGGCCCTGGAGGCCCTGGTCGAGCTGGTCCCCGAGGTCCTGCTGACCATGGGCGAGGCGGGCGCGCTGCACGGCCGCCGGGGATCGAAGCCGGTGCACGTGCCCGCGCGCCGGGTCGAGGCCGTGGACACCACGGCCGCCGGGGACACCTACTGCGGAGCGTTCGCCGTGGCCCGCGCCGAGGGCAGCACCCCCGAGGACGCGATGCGCTTCGCGGCGGCCGCCGCCGCGCTGTCGGTCCAGCGGCACGGGGCCGCCTCGTCCATCCCCACCCGGACGGAGATCGCCGCCTACGTCGCCGCCGTCGACTGA
- the plsX gene encoding phosphate acyltransferase PlsX — protein sequence MSGTSDAETSEVPPTSPPIIAVDAMGGDHAPGEAVRGAVIAAREHGLRVVLVGRRTEIHAQLSELGALRDIPVVHAEDNLAMHEGALASWRRPRSSAAVSCRLIRRGDADALVSAGSTGGLVATSTVRLRTQPGVLRPALAVTLPTGETPTIMVDAGANADAKPEMLVQFAHLGCAYAQTAFGVRRPRVGLLTIGSEPGKGNRLVRRATELLAATAEGAHSIDFRGNIEGHDLLAGKVDVVVTDGHTGNVALKSVEGTAAFAMEAVRQALTSTPLAKAGAFLQRGALKELRERLDSETYGGAALLGLNGTVVIAHGDSRAKGIARACRLAHELAGGRIGDQIRRRVHTRPPNWLHRLAQSEERRSSE from the coding sequence TTGAGTGGCACATCCGACGCGGAGACGTCCGAGGTCCCGCCCACGTCCCCGCCGATCATCGCCGTGGACGCGATGGGCGGGGACCACGCGCCCGGGGAGGCCGTGCGGGGCGCGGTGATCGCCGCGCGCGAGCACGGGCTGCGGGTCGTGCTCGTGGGACGGCGCACCGAGATCCACGCCCAACTGTCCGAGCTGGGCGCCCTGCGCGACATCCCGGTCGTGCACGCCGAGGACAACCTCGCGATGCACGAGGGTGCGCTGGCCAGCTGGCGGCGCCCCCGGTCGAGCGCGGCCGTCTCCTGCCGGCTCATCCGGCGCGGTGACGCCGACGCCCTGGTCTCGGCCGGGTCCACCGGCGGCCTCGTGGCGACGTCCACGGTGCGGCTGCGCACCCAGCCCGGCGTGCTGCGGCCGGCGCTGGCGGTGACGCTCCCCACCGGTGAGACGCCGACGATCATGGTCGACGCCGGGGCCAACGCCGACGCCAAGCCGGAGATGCTCGTGCAGTTCGCCCACCTGGGCTGCGCCTACGCGCAGACGGCGTTCGGCGTGCGCAGGCCCCGGGTGGGATTGCTCACGATCGGGTCGGAGCCGGGGAAGGGCAACCGCCTGGTGCGCCGGGCCACCGAACTGCTCGCCGCCACCGCGGAGGGCGCCCACAGCATCGACTTCCGGGGCAACATCGAAGGACACGACCTGCTCGCCGGGAAGGTGGACGTGGTGGTGACCGACGGCCACACCGGCAACGTGGCGCTCAAGTCGGTGGAGGGGACGGCGGCCTTCGCGATGGAGGCCGTGCGCCAGGCACTGACCTCCACCCCGCTGGCCAAGGCGGGCGCGTTCCTCCAGCGCGGCGCGCTCAAGGAGCTGCGCGAGCGGCTGGACAGCGAGACCTATGGGGGCGCGGCCCTGCTGGGGCTCAACGGGACCGTGGTCATCGCGCACGGCGACAGCCGTGCCAAGGGCATCGCCCGCGCCTGCCGGCTCGCGCACGAGCTGGCGGGCGGGCGGATCGGCGACCAGATCCGGCGGCGGGTGCACACCCGGCCGCCGAACTGGCTGCACCGGCTGGCGCAGTCCGAGGAGCGCCGCTCCTCCGAGTGA
- a CDS encoding mechanosensitive ion channel family protein, translating to MAPAELDLVNSDAVGQVAALPVWLQGNLDLLIGVPLRILLIVVVALIVRAVASRAISRLVDRVLHSSERRNGQSRFAKGPAVLRRDPSRADERRQQRARTLGSVLSSFATIVIVVTAMAMVLGEIGIALGPLLASAGVVGLAIGFGAQSLVADYLSGLLIMAEDQYGVGDVVDLGEAVGEVENVGLRLTQVRDVNGGLWHIRNGEIQRVRNDSQDWARAVLDVSVAYESDLEKVYDVLERVGLELRADPEFQGLLLEDPSVWGVQSLDADGVVVRLAVKTLPLEQWGVTRELRRRVKAALDSSGIEIPFPQRTVWMRSGDNTAA from the coding sequence ATGGCACCCGCCGAGCTCGACCTCGTGAACAGCGACGCCGTTGGCCAGGTCGCCGCCCTGCCCGTGTGGCTCCAGGGCAACCTCGACCTGCTGATCGGTGTCCCCCTGCGGATCCTCCTGATCGTCGTCGTGGCGCTGATCGTCCGGGCCGTGGCCAGCCGGGCGATCTCCCGCCTCGTGGACCGCGTCCTGCACTCGTCCGAGCGAAGGAACGGGCAGAGCCGGTTCGCCAAGGGCCCCGCGGTCCTGCGGCGTGATCCGTCCCGCGCCGACGAGCGGCGCCAGCAGCGCGCCCGCACCCTCGGCTCGGTGCTCAGCAGCTTCGCCACCATCGTCATCGTGGTGACGGCGATGGCGATGGTCCTCGGCGAGATCGGCATCGCCCTCGGCCCGCTGCTGGCCAGCGCGGGCGTGGTCGGCCTGGCGATCGGCTTCGGTGCCCAGAGCCTCGTCGCCGACTACCTGTCGGGCCTGCTCATCATGGCCGAGGACCAGTACGGCGTCGGTGACGTCGTCGACCTGGGCGAGGCGGTCGGCGAGGTCGAGAACGTCGGCCTGCGGCTCACCCAGGTCCGTGACGTCAACGGCGGCCTGTGGCACATCCGCAACGGCGAGATCCAGCGGGTGCGCAACGACAGCCAGGACTGGGCCCGCGCAGTACTCGACGTCTCCGTGGCCTACGAGTCCGACCTGGAGAAGGTCTACGACGTCTTGGAGCGGGTGGGTCTGGAGCTGCGCGCCGACCCGGAGTTCCAGGGCCTGCTCCTGGAGGACCCGTCCGTCTGGGGCGTGCAGTCCCTGGACGCGGACGGCGTCGTGGTGCGCCTCGCGGTCAAGACCCTGCCCCTGGAGCAGTGGGGTGTGACCCGTGAGCTGCGCCGCCGGGTCAAGGCCGCACTCGACTCCTCGGGCATCGAGATCCCGTTCCCCCAGCGCACGGTCTGGATGCGCTCCGGCGACAACACCGCCGCCTGA
- a CDS encoding YceI family protein: protein MTSAPPEVGPGPGTWHLDPLHSSLIFVAHYLRYGRVQGTFGRAEGRVVVAQNPAESTVEVTLESGSINTGVGARDAHLRSADFLDVDHHPEIRFVSTGFEESRRGRYAFRLYGDLTIHGTTRPLALDGQWVGESPDYVSPEDTYGHFFSATTQIRLPDFGVGLGGQLPWGGTLVGENVDIVLEVRLQNQDPAPFLKQIGHAP from the coding sequence ATGACGTCAGCTCCTCCCGAAGTGGGGCCCGGGCCGGGGACCTGGCACCTGGACCCGCTTCACTCCAGCCTGATCTTCGTCGCCCACTACCTGCGCTACGGCCGGGTCCAGGGCACGTTCGGCCGCGCCGAGGGCCGGGTCGTCGTCGCCCAGAACCCCGCCGAGTCCACGGTGGAGGTCACCCTGGAGTCCGGGAGCATCAACACCGGAGTCGGCGCCCGCGACGCCCACCTGCGCTCCGCCGACTTCCTGGACGTCGACCACCACCCGGAGATCCGCTTCGTGTCGACGGGCTTCGAGGAGAGCCGGCGCGGCCGGTACGCCTTCCGGCTGTACGGGGACCTGACCATCCACGGCACGACCCGCCCCCTCGCCCTGGACGGGCAGTGGGTGGGCGAATCCCCCGACTACGTGTCCCCGGAGGACACCTACGGGCACTTCTTCTCGGCGACCACGCAGATCCGCCTGCCCGACTTCGGGGTGGGGCTCGGCGGCCAACTGCCCTGGGGCGGCACCCTCGTCGGCGAGAACGTCGACATCGTCCTGGAGGTCCGCTTGCAGAACCAGGACCCGGCGCCGTTCCTGAAGCAGATCGGGCACGCTCCCTGA
- the argS gene encoding arginine--tRNA ligase codes for MADPQEVLSRRVQSALGAAFGPEFADTDPVIRPSQFADYQANAALALAKRLGRKPREVSAAIMEHLDVADVCRDVEVSGPGFINLTLREDWIAGQTRGLLDDPRLGVPQQERLNIPLDYSAPNVAKEMHVGHLRTTVVGDSLARTLEFLGHNVIRQNHIGDWGTPFGMLIEHLLEAGEESADADLLTTDPNAFYQAARTKFDSSGPEAGDFAARARRRVVALQGGDEETLRLWSKLVGLSKVYFNKVYTKLGVTLTDEDLAGESTYNAMLADVCEELESKGIAEISDGALCVFLEGFTGREDKPVPLIIRKSDGGYGYATTDLATVRYRVDDLKADRILYVVGAPQAMHFKMVWAAARKAGWLPESVETTHVQIGNVLGSDGKILRTRSGAPVRLMQLLEEAVERAAAVVAENRPDLSAREQAEIAYDVGIGAVKYADLSVAHDTEYTFDFDRMLALTGNTGPYLQYAQARIRSIFRKGGLDAGAARGEITVTEGAERDLALKLLGFGGVVAQVGDLLQPHRLSAYLFELAQALTTFYEHCPVLTAATEAERESRLALIAVALRVLVQGLDLLGVNAPEHM; via the coding sequence ATGGCCGACCCGCAGGAAGTACTCTCGCGACGGGTCCAGTCCGCCCTCGGCGCCGCCTTCGGCCCCGAGTTCGCCGACACCGACCCCGTCATCCGCCCGTCCCAGTTCGCCGACTACCAGGCGAACGCCGCGCTCGCGCTCGCCAAGCGACTGGGCCGAAAGCCGCGTGAGGTGTCCGCGGCGATCATGGAGCACCTGGACGTGGCCGACGTCTGCCGCGACGTCGAGGTCAGCGGGCCGGGCTTCATCAACCTGACCCTGCGCGAGGACTGGATCGCCGGGCAGACCCGCGGCCTGCTGGACGACCCCCGCCTGGGCGTTCCCCAGCAGGAGCGGCTGAACATCCCGCTCGACTACTCCGCGCCCAACGTGGCCAAGGAGATGCACGTCGGGCACCTGCGCACGACCGTGGTGGGCGACTCCCTGGCCCGGACGCTGGAGTTCCTGGGCCACAACGTCATCCGGCAGAACCACATCGGTGACTGGGGCACGCCCTTCGGCATGCTCATCGAGCACCTGCTGGAGGCCGGCGAGGAGTCCGCGGACGCGGACCTGCTCACCACCGACCCCAACGCCTTCTACCAGGCGGCGCGCACCAAGTTCGACTCCTCCGGCCCCGAGGCCGGCGACTTCGCCGCCCGCGCCCGGCGCCGCGTGGTCGCCCTCCAGGGCGGCGACGAGGAGACGCTGCGCCTGTGGAGCAAGCTCGTCGGCCTGTCGAAGGTCTACTTCAACAAGGTCTACACCAAGCTCGGCGTCACCCTCACCGACGAGGACCTCGCCGGTGAGAGCACCTACAACGCCATGCTCGCCGACGTGTGCGAGGAGCTGGAGAGCAAGGGCATCGCCGAGATCAGCGACGGCGCGCTGTGCGTGTTCCTGGAGGGCTTCACCGGCCGCGAGGACAAGCCGGTCCCGCTGATCATCCGCAAGAGCGACGGCGGCTACGGCTACGCGACCACCGACCTCGCCACCGTGCGCTACCGGGTGGACGACCTCAAGGCCGACCGCATCCTGTACGTCGTCGGCGCCCCGCAGGCCATGCACTTCAAGATGGTCTGGGCCGCCGCCCGCAAGGCCGGGTGGCTGCCGGAGAGCGTCGAGACCACGCACGTGCAGATCGGCAACGTGCTGGGGAGCGACGGCAAGATCCTGCGCACGCGCAGCGGTGCCCCGGTGCGCCTCATGCAGCTGCTGGAGGAGGCCGTCGAGCGCGCCGCCGCGGTCGTGGCCGAGAACCGGCCCGACCTCAGCGCGCGGGAGCAGGCGGAGATCGCCTACGACGTCGGCATCGGCGCGGTCAAGTACGCGGACCTGTCGGTGGCGCACGACACCGAGTACACCTTCGACTTCGACCGCATGCTGGCGCTGACCGGCAACACCGGCCCGTACCTGCAGTACGCGCAGGCCCGGATCCGGTCCATCTTCCGCAAGGGCGGGCTGGACGCCGGGGCGGCGCGCGGGGAGATCACCGTCACCGAGGGCGCCGAGCGCGACCTCGCGCTCAAGCTGCTGGGCTTCGGCGGGGTCGTGGCGCAGGTCGGCGACCTGCTCCAGCCGCACCGGCTGTCGGCGTACCTGTTCGAGCTGGCGCAGGCGCTCACCACGTTCTACGAGCACTGCCCGGTGCTCACCGCAGCCACCGAGGCCGAGCGCGAGTCGCGGCTGGCCCTGATCGCGGTGGCGCTGCGCGTGCTGGTCCAGGGACTGGACCTGCTGGGGGTCAACGCGCCCGAGCACATGTAG
- a CDS encoding DUF5753 domain-containing protein, translating to MARQLLRLREEAQMTAKQAAAAAKKRAPDKSWFEAKVTRIETRKILRVRDTDLQVLLDVYGVDDPEEREAYRKLAREASKSGWWFGYRDILGAGTYIDLETEASSIRSYHVQNLPGLLQTEGYARMMIRAGGVTADEEEVDRRVEVRMVRQHILHRTDAPRLWAIIDETAFRKLPREIAAEQIRHLIDVQRPSLRIQVLPDEVGPHAGMDGSFVVLDFPEDPSAVYAEQTGGSGLLIEDPAQITLYETVLDHVQAAALSVEESRAWMERRLSQLD from the coding sequence TTGGCTCGACAACTGCTGCGCCTCCGCGAAGAGGCGCAGATGACCGCCAAGCAGGCCGCCGCCGCGGCCAAGAAGCGGGCACCGGACAAGAGCTGGTTCGAGGCCAAGGTGACCCGGATCGAAACCCGCAAGATCCTGCGCGTGCGCGACACAGATCTCCAGGTGCTCCTGGACGTCTATGGCGTTGACGATCCGGAAGAACGAGAGGCCTACCGGAAGCTGGCCCGTGAGGCGAGCAAAAGCGGTTGGTGGTTCGGGTATCGCGACATCCTCGGTGCCGGTACCTACATCGACCTGGAGACCGAGGCATCGAGCATCCGCTCCTACCACGTCCAGAATCTGCCTGGCCTCCTCCAGACCGAGGGCTACGCCCGCATGATGATCCGCGCCGGCGGTGTCACCGCCGACGAGGAAGAGGTGGACCGTCGTGTCGAGGTACGGATGGTGCGTCAGCACATCCTCCACCGGACGGACGCCCCGCGTCTGTGGGCCATCATCGACGAGACCGCGTTCAGGAAACTCCCTCGCGAAATCGCCGCCGAACAAATCCGCCATCTGATCGACGTCCAGCGCCCATCGCTGCGGATCCAAGTGCTTCCGGACGAAGTCGGGCCGCACGCCGGGATGGACGGATCCTTCGTCGTCCTCGACTTTCCTGAGGATCCATCTGCGGTCTACGCCGAACAGACCGGCGGATCCGGGTTGCTGATCGAAGATCCTGCGCAGATTACGCTTTATGAGACGGTGCTCGACCACGTTCAGGCGGCCGCGCTCAGCGTGGAGGAATCCCGTGCGTGGATGGAGCGCCGGCTCAGCCAGCTCGACTAG
- a CDS encoding exodeoxyribonuclease III: MRIATWNVNSARARTERIGAWLDRSDVDVLAIQETKARDDQFPASVFTDRGYEVAHHGLSQWNGVAIASRVGLADVRIGFPGQPGYGEPEEAEARAIGATCAGVQVWSLYVPNGREVDHPHYAYKLRWLEALRKAGEAWLAEDPRAQIAYVGDFNIAPEDTDVWDMAEFEGKTHVTGPERAAFTGLVDAGFAEVVRQYTPGPGVYTYWDYKALSFPKRKGMRIDFVLASPALSERVSGARIDREERKGKGASDHAPVIVELDGEAQA, encoded by the coding sequence GTGCGTATCGCGACATGGAATGTGAACAGTGCCCGGGCGAGGACCGAGCGGATCGGCGCCTGGCTGGACCGGAGCGACGTCGACGTCCTCGCCATCCAGGAGACCAAGGCCCGCGACGACCAGTTCCCCGCCTCCGTCTTCACCGACCGGGGCTACGAGGTGGCCCACCACGGGCTCTCCCAGTGGAACGGGGTCGCGATCGCCTCCCGGGTCGGCCTGGCCGACGTGCGGATCGGCTTCCCCGGCCAGCCCGGCTACGGTGAGCCGGAGGAGGCCGAGGCGCGCGCCATCGGCGCCACCTGCGCGGGCGTGCAGGTGTGGAGCCTGTACGTGCCCAACGGCCGCGAGGTCGACCACCCGCACTACGCGTACAAGCTGCGCTGGCTCGAAGCGCTGCGCAAGGCGGGCGAGGCCTGGCTGGCCGAGGACCCGCGGGCGCAGATCGCCTACGTCGGGGACTTCAACATCGCCCCCGAGGACACCGACGTGTGGGACATGGCCGAGTTCGAGGGCAAGACGCACGTCACCGGGCCCGAGCGCGCCGCGTTCACCGGGCTGGTCGACGCCGGGTTCGCCGAGGTCGTGCGCCAGTACACCCCGGGACCGGGCGTGTACACCTACTGGGACTACAAGGCCCTGTCCTTCCCCAAGCGCAAGGGCATGCGCATCGACTTCGTTCTGGCCTCCCCCGCGCTGTCCGAGCGCGTGAGCGGAGCCCGGATCGACCGCGAGGAGCGCAAGGGCAAGGGCGCCTCCGACCACGCCCCGGTCATCGTCGAGCTGGACGGGGAGGCCCAGGCATGA
- the thrS gene encoding threonine--tRNA ligase: MTDATAARDHRRIGRELELFDTDPLIGSGLPYWLPDGATVRHALEEYVRAQERRAGYEHVYSPVLGKRELYELSGHWAHYRDDMFPPMEVGSEQMLLRPSLCPHHALIYRSRSRSHRELPLRMAELGAMYRSELSGVLGGLTRVRAIQLNDAHVFCTPEQVVDEAEAALGMISRAYRAMGIEPSRYRLSLAGSGGKYVDDPELWRRSTEVLNAVLERSGLPYERAAGEAAFYGPKIDVQITDGAGRESTLSTVQVDFHQPKRFGLSYVGPDGVEHRPVMVHRSVIGSVERAVAHLLERNGGAFPVWLAPVQVVVLPITGAEAAPAEDLVRRCADLGLRAEAVGPECGSLGARIRRSRLVPYQAVLGARETAAGSVALRLRDGRRPDPLPVEEALRRITARAAAHDTALWEDVGAG; encoded by the coding sequence ATGACCGATGCGACCGCCGCACGCGACCACCGCAGAATCGGCCGCGAGCTGGAGCTGTTCGACACCGACCCCCTCATCGGATCGGGACTGCCGTACTGGCTGCCCGACGGCGCGACCGTGCGCCACGCGCTGGAGGAGTACGTGCGCGCCCAGGAGCGGCGGGCGGGGTACGAGCACGTGTACTCGCCGGTGCTCGGCAAACGGGAGCTGTACGAGCTGTCGGGGCACTGGGCGCACTACCGCGACGACATGTTCCCGCCGATGGAGGTGGGGTCGGAGCAGATGCTGCTGCGGCCCAGCCTGTGCCCGCACCACGCGCTGATCTACCGTTCCCGTTCCCGGAGCCACCGTGAGCTGCCGTTGCGCATGGCCGAGCTGGGTGCGATGTACCGCTCCGAGCTCTCGGGGGTCCTGGGCGGACTGACCCGGGTGCGGGCGATCCAGCTCAACGACGCGCACGTGTTCTGCACCCCGGAGCAGGTCGTCGACGAGGCGGAGGCGGCTCTGGGGATGATCAGCCGCGCCTACCGGGCGATGGGGATCGAGCCCAGCCGCTACCGCCTGTCCCTCGCGGGCAGTGGCGGCAAGTACGTCGATGATCCTGAGCTGTGGCGGCGCTCCACCGAGGTGCTCAACGCGGTCCTGGAGCGCTCCGGCCTCCCCTACGAGCGGGCGGCGGGGGAAGCGGCGTTCTACGGGCCCAAGATCGACGTTCAGATCACCGACGGCGCCGGCCGCGAGTCCACCCTGTCCACCGTGCAGGTCGACTTCCATCAGCCGAAGCGGTTCGGGCTGTCCTACGTCGGGCCGGACGGGGTCGAGCACCGCCCGGTCATGGTGCACCGCAGTGTCATCGGAAGCGTGGAGCGGGCCGTCGCCCACCTGCTCGAACGGAACGGCGGCGCCTTCCCGGTCTGGCTCGCGCCCGTGCAGGTGGTCGTCCTGCCGATCACCGGAGCCGAGGCCGCGCCCGCCGAGGACCTCGTGCGGCGGTGCGCCGACCTCGGGCTGCGGGCCGAGGCGGTCGGTCCCGAGTGCGGGAGCCTGGGCGCCCGTATCCGGCGCTCCCGTCTGGTGCCCTACCAGGCCGTCCTCGGCGCCCGGGAGACCGCCGCCGGATCGGTCGCACTGCGCCTGCGCGACGGCCGCCGCCCGGACCCGCTGCCCGTCGAGGAGGCCCTGCGCCGGATCACCGCACGTGCGGCCGCCCACGACACCGCCCTGTGGGAGGACGTCGGCGCCGGGTAG